DNA sequence from the Methanofollis formosanus genome:
GATAAAAAGGCATTTTATAGTTTATTATACAATATACAAATATCAATAATCATTCCGTCCAATACGATCCTCCAATAAAAAGTTAGTAATTTTTTCTTTTAGTTTCTCTTCGTCCCGGATTTCACATGTCCAAATTATAAGTGAGGTCCATCCAAGAGATCTCAGATCCTGAAATGCCTTTTGATCCCGTAAAATATTTTTTTCGATTTTTTCTTGCCAGAATTTTCTATTGGTCTGCGGAAGTTTCGCCCGAGAACATCCTTCATGTCCATGCCAAAAACAACCGTGGACAAAAATAACCTTCTTATATTTCGTTAAAACGATGTCCGGTGTGCCGGGAAGATCTTTTCGGTGCAGCCTATACCCATACCCCATCGAACGAAGGATTCTGCGAACGATAAGTTCCGGTTGTGTGTCCTTGCTTTTCACAGAGGACATGATTTCGCTACGTTTTTTCTTATCGAATATATCGGTCATTATAGGAGTTTCTTGACATATTTCGCAGCCGCCTCTGCAAACTTCGGCGGTAAAGCGTTACCGATCATTACCGCGTTCAAGGTCAACCCGTACTCCGGATTAAATTTATAATTTTTCGGAAATGTCTGAAGGAGGGATGCCTCATAGATTGAGATGGGTCGGTTTTGTTCAGGATGAATGAATCGGCCCTTACTCGGATTAAAGCAGCCGCACGTAATGGTCGGAGATATATTATCCCAAGACATTCTGCCGTATACATCCTTGAATCCCTTACTTTTCGAATTTCGATGACACGGCAACACAAGATCGTCGGGCAACTCAGATCTGCTCCCGCCGTCTTTGGGTATTGCTGCAATTCTTCTTCTCACCACTTCACCCGATTTTAAAATTAATTTATGAATAGGATTTTCACTATCTTCGGGAAGAGGAAGGCGTCCGATTGCGTCTCTTACCGTACGCTGCGGAACCTTCTTTATATCATCAACATTCGGAGATTTTCCGGTTCTTGTAGCGATTAATACCAGACGTTTTCTTCGCTGCGGAACACCGTAATTTTCCAAGCGCAAGACAGCACGGCTTATTTTATATCCCATTTTTTCCAATTTTTTACGGAGTTCTTCAAATCTGGTATCTCGCTCCAAACCCGGAACATTTTCCATCATCACGGTTTTCGGGTAAAGAGCTTCAACAATTGAAGCGTAATTGTTCACAAGATCATTTCGATCGTCGGGTTTCGCTTCAGGTTGATTCAATCTTCTTATTCTTGAAAAACCTTGGCAGGGCGGACAACCGGCCAGGAGATCGAGATCTCCCCGCTTCAATCCGAAAGGCTCAATGAGTTTGTTATAATCCAAATCTCGGATGTCCTCATCATACATCTTGACTTTGGGGTGATTGTCTTTGTAAGTTTGAGCGATTTTTTTATCGACCTCGACCGCGGCGACAACATTGAATCCTGCTTTTTTGAGGCCGAGGGTCATCCCTCCACATCCGGAAAAGAGGTCAACGGCAATCGGTTGCTTTTTCATATATCAATCATTTATTACGTTCCGTACCGGTATAAGGTTGCCGGCTAAATCCCTCTCGATTCATAAGGACATCCTATACCTACACAACGGAAACACCTGATCCAACTGCCTTCACCGTGCGTACTTCTGCCCGGTTTTTCCGATAATGTCGAATAATCTCAACGCTTGGTAGTTTCCTGTAATATTGACAAAAACCGAGAAAGACACTCTCTGAAACAGGAATCAGACCAACATGACCAGGAGGAATGATCCCCCCCATCTCAATTCAGGGCTGGCACACCAGCGGTGTCGTGGCAGTTGAAGCGGCCCGACTATATTCAGGTTCGATTGATGTTTTTAAAATATAATCATACGTCGGAGCTTCCGAGACCGCGTATTCTATCCTCCTTAGATCTATGGGCGGAACCCCGATCAAGGATTGCTCGCGTCCTCGCAATCTCAACTTTCTTGCTTTGAAATTCCCCAGAGGTGACGTCCCCGCTAAGCACGCCCTCATAGTGGGTGTAAAATGTCCTTGCTCTTTTGAACATCTTACTCCATTCTAAAGCCTCAAAATCGTCTGCGCTTTTCATCTCTTCCCACTTGCTTTGAGGGATATTGACATTCCCACCATAGACCAGAACGCGTCGACAAGGCTCCCTCGCCTTCATCAACTCCACTTGGTACTGTTCCAAGCGCTGTATTTCGTTGAACTCAACCGCATGTCCCGGCCGCTTCAGTTCAATGATAATCAGATCGTCGCTATTCTTATCGAAAGCAAGGAAGTCGACCCTTTTGCTTTCCATATCCTCCGGACAGTCTGTCTTACCCCACTCGCGGAGCGTATTGCCGATAGACTTTTCTTCCACATAAACCTGCCATTCCGGATTAAAGATCCACGGATATTCTGCCAGCAAGTCGTGAAGATTGTCATCAGTCCTACTCGATGCCGTTTCAGGGGAATTTCCAACAATCATCCGCTCCAATTTGGTTATAATGCTTAATCGGCCTTTAATGATCTCAAGGATAGCCCGACTTTCTAATACCTTCCAATCATACAGGCGACCCAACAACTCCTCAAGTTTCTCCGGATCCTGACCTACTTGTTCGATATCGTCAATCACATCATGGAATGCACGGAATTCGTATGCACGGATCAACGAATTCGCGAGATCTTTCGTACGACCATCCTGTTCCTCCGATTTTTCCCCCAAAACCTTCAGGAATTTACTAATCTCCTTACGTGTGCTTGGATCAAGCAGAGACAACCGTTCAGTAAATTCCGGTTCATTCATAATCCAATTCTCAAGTAAACCCCCACGCATTTCTGCACACTCACGCAGCACCTTTCGAACAAGTTCTTCTCCCCACATATGGAGTTCTTTGAGTTCTTCCTTTTCCCAATCCAACTCCTGTCTATCCGTTGAAATAACGTCTGAATCATTATCAGTTCCTGAATCGGTGAAATCCGCAATTATTTCACCGGTTACGTATCTTGTGGAGTGCTGAGCCGATGCGGTCGACTCCACATTGAAGAAAAACGGCGGAACTTGTGCCGTCCGTTCGTTCGCATAGATAACAAAACCCTGGAGTTCCTTAGATCGCAACGGTTTGTTTGCAAAGCGATAGCGATATTGAACAATATTCCCATCAGAAAGTTTTTTAGTTTCATATTCACCATTTTCCGGAAAAACATACATAGTGTCGATATTCGGCTCTACTAACGGCTCTTCGTTGATCAGGATAGTCATTTCTCCACGAGTGGTCCGAGAGAAGCGTCTGGCGAGCGTTTCTTTGAGAGTGGAGATCTCGATTGGCGTTTTATGCCGCAAATCCGACAACTCAATTCGAGTACCGGATGTGGGCCACCCCTCTTGTTTATCCACCTCATATCGATCGAACTTTATTTCTCGGGCCTGACCTGCATCAATCCTAAGTTGGTTTAGAGCCATGGAGAACTGAATAGCCTTTTCCATGACTCCTGTCCACGTTGTCACGGTAACTTTTTCGGCTAAGCCGAAACCGGCAAGTTTGCCGATCCCCTTCCGCCCCATTACCTTTCGGCCGTTCTTTTCTCCACCATCTTCAGCGCGGCGGTTGCGTCCTACAACAAGATACCGACCCTGAACTGCATCAGCATCCATTCCCTCGCCGTCGTCAATAATCGTAATTACGCTTCCAACGGCGTTATACTGATCCGCTTCTGGAATGGTTATCCACACGGAATTCGCTTCTGCGTCCCAGCAATTGGCCACAAGTTCTGCAATTGCGGGGGCACGATGCTTGTACATCTGTGTACCGAGATGCTCGATGGTTCGTCCAAGGATCGTCATCGTGAAGTAATCGCCATCCACCATTGGCCAGATCTCCCTTTGTTGATAGTCCTTTCATAAATAAAAAGCACTATCGAATGTAGATTTTATACAGAATATTGCCTTCTAGGAGATTAAAACAAGACTATTGCCAGATACAAGTTATTTTTGCGAGACGTATTATCAATATATAATCTTTGAGTGAATGGTCATCAATAAGAGGGAAAATCCTATCTCCTCTCAGGCAACTCGCCTTCTGCAGTTAATCAAGCCGATGCTGTCCATCTTCCCCCCGTCCCACCCCAAACCTCACACACCCCTCCTCATCCCCCACTCCATCACGCACAAACCCGCACTTCTCCAGCACCCGCACCGAAGCACCATTCCCCGCTTCCGCCTGCGCCGTCACCCGCACCACCTCAGGACACCCGAACGCCCACTCCACCAGGGCGGCCACCGCCTCGGTCGCATACCCGCACCCCCGGTACGCCGGGAGGACGGCATACCCGATCTCCGCCTCGCCGTCAGGCGACGGCCGCCCCACAAACCCGCACGAACCGACGAGCACCCCCTCAGCGGAGATCACGTACCACAGATTCCAGCCCACGCTCTCCGGGTCATTCTTCAGCCAGGAGAGGAAGAGCGGGAGGGCATCGGGGAGCGTCTCGGGCGGCCAGTCGTCGGGGACGGCGGCGCCCAGCAGACCGGCAAGCGTTGCGGCGTCGGCATCGACGTCGGCGACGAGGTGCGCCGCCGTCGCCGGGACCAGACGAAGACGGGCGGTCTCGAACGCCTCAGTCACTCCATCCCTCGGCCCGCAACCGCTCCTTCGCACGCCCGACATACCCCTCGTCCGAGTCCACGCAGACAAAGCGCCTCTCCGCCTGCAACGCCGCGAGTCCCGTGCTCCCCGCGCCGGCGAAGGGATCGAGGACCACGTCGTCTTTGAAGGTGTAGAGCTGGATGCAGCGGAACGGCAACTCGACCGGGAACGGTGCGGGGTGGCCCACCTTCTTTGCCGAGACCGTCGGGAAGGTCCAGATGCTCTTGGTCCACTCGAGGAACTGCTCTTTCGTGATCGTGTCCTCGTGCTCGCCCTTCTTGCGGGAGTATGTCCCCTTCGAGAAGACCAGAATATACTCGTGGACATCGCGCAGCGTCGGGTTCGAGGCCGAACACCAGCTCCCCCACGCCGTCGAGATCCCGGCCCCGGTCGCCTTGTTCCAGATCACCTCGCCGCGCATCAGGAAGCCCAGGTCGTGCATCAACGAGATGATATAACTGTGGTACGGGATGTAGGGCTTTCTCCCGACATTGGCCACATTCACGCAGGCCCGGCCGCCCGGCACGAGCACGCGGTAGACCTCCGCGAAGACCGTGCGCAGGAGAGCGAGGTACTCCTCGAGGTCCAGGTCGTCGTCGTACGTCTTGCCGACATTGTACGGCGGCGACGTGACCATCAGGTGGACGCTGTCGTCCGGGAGAAAGGAGAGGTCTCTGCTGTCCCGGCAGAGCACCTCAT
Encoded proteins:
- a CDS encoding ATP-binding protein; its protein translation is MVDGDYFTMTILGRTIEHLGTQMYKHRAPAIAELVANCWDAEANSVWITIPEADQYNAVGSVITIIDDGEGMDADAVQGRYLVVGRNRRAEDGGEKNGRKVMGRKGIGKLAGFGLAEKVTVTTWTGVMEKAIQFSMALNQLRIDAGQAREIKFDRYEVDKQEGWPTSGTRIELSDLRHKTPIEISTLKETLARRFSRTTRGEMTILINEEPLVEPNIDTMYVFPENGEYETKKLSDGNIVQYRYRFANKPLRSKELQGFVIYANERTAQVPPFFFNVESTASAQHSTRYVTGEIIADFTDSGTDNDSDVISTDRQELDWEKEELKELHMWGEELVRKVLRECAEMRGGLLENWIMNEPEFTERLSLLDPSTRKEISKFLKVLGEKSEEQDGRTKDLANSLIRAYEFRAFHDVIDDIEQVGQDPEKLEELLGRLYDWKVLESRAILEIIKGRLSIITKLERMIVGNSPETASSRTDDNLHDLLAEYPWIFNPEWQVYVEEKSIGNTLREWGKTDCPEDMESKRVDFLAFDKNSDDLIIIELKRPGHAVEFNEIQRLEQYQVELMKAREPCRRVLVYGGNVNIPQSKWEEMKSADDFEALEWSKMFKRARTFYTHYEGVLSGDVTSGEFQSKKVEIARTRAILDRGSAHRSKEDRIRGLGSSDV
- a CDS encoding DNA-methyltransferase produces the protein MHLTCPACGFSWEYGGKAKYSTTCPTCRQRVTFARKKSETSEFGVSKRECHNASAFYGRRIYSAAGAGGQSGAGENRVPEECLDEVLCRDSRDLSFLPDDSVHLMVTSPPYNVGKTYDDDLDLEEYLALLRTVFAEVYRVLVPGGRACVNVANVGRKPYIPYHSYIISLMHDLGFLMRGEVIWNKATGAGISTAWGSWCSASNPTLRDVHEYILVFSKGTYSRKKGEHEDTITKEQFLEWTKSIWTFPTVSAKKVGHPAPFPVELPFRCIQLYTFKDDVVLDPFAGAGSTGLAALQAERRFVCVDSDEGYVGRAKERLRAEGWSD
- a CDS encoding DNA cytosine methyltransferase, whose protein sequence is MKKQPIAVDLFSGCGGMTLGLKKAGFNVVAAVEVDKKIAQTYKDNHPKVKMYDEDIRDLDYNKLIEPFGLKRGDLDLLAGCPPCQGFSRIRRLNQPEAKPDDRNDLVNNYASIVEALYPKTVMMENVPGLERDTRFEELRKKLEKMGYKISRAVLRLENYGVPQRRKRLVLIATRTGKSPNVDDIKKVPQRTVRDAIGRLPLPEDSENPIHKLILKSGEVVRRRIAAIPKDGGSRSELPDDLVLPCHRNSKSKGFKDVYGRMSWDNISPTITCGCFNPSKGRFIHPEQNRPISIYEASLLQTFPKNYKFNPEYGLTLNAVMIGNALPPKFAEAAAKYVKKLL
- a CDS encoding GNAT family N-acetyltransferase, whose product is MTEAFETARLRLVPATAAHLVADVDADAATLAGLLGAAVPDDWPPETLPDALPLFLSWLKNDPESVGWNLWYVISAEGVLVGSCGFVGRPSPDGEAEIGYAVLPAYRGCGYATEAVAALVEWAFGCPEVVRVTAQAEAGNGASVRVLEKCGFVRDGVGDEEGCVRFGVGRGEDGQHRLD
- a CDS encoding very short patch repair endonuclease, encoding MTDIFDKKKRSEIMSSVKSKDTQPELIVRRILRSMGYGYRLHRKDLPGTPDIVLTKYKKVIFVHGCFWHGHEGCSRAKLPQTNRKFWQEKIEKNILRDQKAFQDLRSLGWTSLIIWTCEIRDEEKLKEKITNFLLEDRIGRNDY